A stretch of Vibrio maritimus DNA encodes these proteins:
- a CDS encoding nucleobase:cation symporter-2 family protein → MEHDKEDLIYGLDDKPSAKSASYAALQHVLASFVGIITPTLIIGGVLGLGEHIPYLISMALMVSGVGTFIQAKRIGPIGAGMICVQGTSFAFLGSVLGAGFLVKANGGGPEEMLATIFGVCFFGAFVEIILSRFIDKLKVVITPVVTGIVITTIGISLIKVGVTDIAGGVGAEDFGSGSNLLLGSIVLATIVVLNLSRNTMIRLSSILVGLLVGWLVASMMGKASMADFSAQPLLSIPVPFKYGFAFDWQAFLPIAFIYLITAIESTGDLTANCMFSKQPIEGKKYLQRVKGGVLADGINSLIAATLNTFPNTTFSQNNGVIHLTGIASRYIGYFIAAILFVLGMFPILGAVLMTIPKPVLGGATLVMFGTVAAAGIKIIANEELDRRKIMTIAISFGLGLGVMLVPDLLKEAPKLVQTVFGSPVTMSGLVALGLTGLLALVPQTLPTKVSKTPKSDAMEATKA, encoded by the coding sequence TGCGAGCTTTGTCGGCATCATCACACCGACGCTTATCATTGGCGGTGTGCTTGGGCTCGGAGAGCATATTCCTTACTTGATTAGCATGGCGCTCATGGTATCAGGGGTAGGGACGTTCATTCAGGCAAAACGCATTGGCCCGATTGGGGCGGGGATGATTTGTGTACAAGGCACAAGTTTTGCGTTTCTTGGGTCGGTACTTGGTGCTGGCTTTCTGGTTAAAGCCAACGGTGGCGGCCCGGAGGAGATGCTGGCCACCATCTTCGGTGTTTGTTTTTTTGGTGCGTTTGTCGAGATCATTTTGTCGCGTTTCATCGATAAGCTTAAAGTCGTCATTACTCCTGTTGTCACCGGTATAGTCATCACGACCATAGGTATTTCGCTTATCAAAGTTGGAGTGACAGATATTGCAGGTGGAGTTGGCGCCGAGGACTTTGGTTCGGGAAGCAACTTGCTACTCGGCAGTATCGTTCTAGCAACCATCGTTGTGCTAAACCTTAGCCGTAATACTATGATTCGTCTGTCGTCGATTCTTGTTGGATTGCTAGTGGGGTGGCTTGTTGCCTCGATGATGGGTAAAGCTTCGATGGCGGACTTTAGCGCGCAGCCTCTCTTAAGTATTCCAGTTCCGTTTAAGTATGGATTCGCATTCGACTGGCAGGCATTTTTGCCTATTGCGTTCATCTATTTAATTACGGCTATTGAGTCTACGGGCGATCTCACAGCAAATTGCATGTTCTCCAAACAACCTATTGAAGGTAAGAAGTATCTGCAACGAGTCAAAGGCGGCGTTTTAGCTGATGGTATTAACTCTCTGATCGCAGCGACCTTAAACACCTTTCCGAACACGACCTTCAGTCAAAATAACGGCGTGATTCATTTAACGGGGATCGCGAGTCGATACATAGGTTATTTCATTGCTGCGATTCTTTTTGTTCTTGGTATGTTTCCGATCCTCGGTGCAGTACTGATGACTATTCCTAAGCCTGTACTTGGTGGCGCAACACTAGTGATGTTTGGCACCGTCGCAGCAGCCGGCATCAAGATTATTGCCAATGAAGAGCTAGATAGACGCAAAATCATGACGATTGCTATCTCATTTGGTTTGGGTTTGGGAGTGATGCTGGTACCAGATTTACTAAAGGAAGCACCTAAGTTAGTTCAGACGGTGTTTGGTTCTCCGGTCACCATGTCTGGTCTTGTTGCATTGGGGCTTACCGGGTTATTGGCATTGGTTCCGCAGACATTACCGACTAAGGTCAGTAAAACGCCCAAGTCTGATGCTATGGAAGCGACCAAAGCGTAA
- a CDS encoding HAD-IIB family hydrolase translates to MPKPLAAISHAQANEIQWLLTDVDDTLTWEGKLPSETLSALSKLNNAGIKVVAVTGACAGWCDQIAKLWPVNGVIGENGAFWMQKNPSGFYTHSQIPMSEMRAQQQALIDLLNEVLVDYPGIDFASDQGFRFCDVAINLGQDREPVDPIVAETLLTAIRQLTLNGQPVKATQSSIHINVWVGEHNKRIASELYLKQNADLENLKLANIAYIGDSLNDEAMFEWLPTTFGVNNITPLLGKLNAKPKYVTRGNGGYGFAELADLLISMR, encoded by the coding sequence ATGCCTAAGCCTTTAGCAGCGATATCTCACGCTCAGGCAAATGAGATTCAATGGTTACTAACGGATGTCGATGACACACTGACATGGGAGGGAAAGCTCCCGTCAGAAACATTGAGCGCTCTATCGAAACTCAACAATGCTGGAATTAAGGTCGTTGCGGTAACCGGTGCGTGCGCCGGTTGGTGTGACCAAATTGCCAAGCTTTGGCCAGTGAATGGTGTCATTGGGGAAAACGGGGCGTTCTGGATGCAGAAAAACCCGTCTGGGTTTTATACTCACTCGCAGATCCCTATGAGTGAAATGAGAGCTCAGCAGCAAGCATTGATTGATCTCTTGAACGAGGTACTTGTCGATTATCCAGGCATCGACTTTGCAAGCGACCAAGGTTTTCGTTTTTGCGATGTCGCCATTAACCTAGGGCAGGATCGTGAGCCTGTCGATCCTATAGTGGCTGAAACACTGCTGACTGCAATCCGACAACTCACATTGAACGGACAGCCAGTAAAAGCAACACAGAGCTCTATCCATATCAACGTTTGGGTTGGAGAGCACAACAAGCGTATCGCAAGTGAACTCTATCTTAAGCAAAACGCTGATTTGGAAAACCTCAAGCTTGCAAACATTGCTTATATCGGCGACTCGCTTAATGACGAAGCGATGTTTGAGTGGTTGCCAACCACATTTGGGGTCAATAACATCACTCCGCTGTTAGGCAAGCTAAATGCTAAACCTAAGTATGTGACTCGAGGCAATGGTGGTTATGGATTTGCCGAATTAGCTGACTTGCTCATTAGCATGCGTTGA
- a CDS encoding sn-glycerol-3-phosphate import ATP-binding protein UgpC — MSTLTLSNIAKCYPNGYQAIPNINLNIEDGEMVVLVGPSGCGKSTLLRMLAGLEEITSGTLQIDDKVVNNLEPGERDIAMVFQNYALYPHMTVYDNMAYGLKNRKTPKAEIKRLVSEAAEMLELNGLLDRKPKQLSGGQRQRVAMGRAIVREPKVFLFDEPLSNLDAKLRVQMRLEIKRLQRRLGTTSVYVTHDQVEAMTLADKLVVLNKGNVEQVGTPLEIYDNPASLFVATFIGSPSMNILNAHVSIEGIELDHSLLKLNTSSLGLGDIKLGLRPEHLKLTEDNPWFHVEVELIEALGADLLLYCKTLGSEDQKLVIRVEGHSKITIGDQLGIDIDLEHLHLFDSKTSKRIHFDANAEQQEVINA; from the coding sequence ATGTCTACACTTACTCTTTCAAACATCGCTAAATGTTACCCAAATGGCTACCAAGCGATCCCAAACATCAACTTAAACATTGAAGACGGCGAAATGGTTGTCCTTGTTGGTCCGAGTGGCTGCGGTAAGTCAACGCTGTTACGCATGCTGGCAGGCCTTGAGGAAATCACCTCTGGAACCTTGCAAATCGACGATAAAGTGGTGAATAACCTAGAGCCTGGCGAGCGCGATATTGCAATGGTGTTCCAAAACTATGCGCTTTATCCTCATATGACGGTCTATGACAACATGGCTTATGGACTCAAGAACCGTAAAACGCCGAAGGCAGAAATCAAGCGCTTAGTCTCAGAAGCGGCAGAGATGCTAGAACTCAACGGCCTACTTGACCGTAAACCTAAACAGTTATCCGGGGGCCAAAGACAACGTGTGGCGATGGGACGTGCAATCGTGCGCGAGCCAAAGGTGTTCTTGTTTGATGAACCATTGTCAAACCTCGATGCGAAGCTGCGTGTCCAGATGCGCCTTGAGATCAAACGTCTACAACGCCGTTTGGGCACCACATCAGTGTACGTCACACACGATCAAGTCGAAGCCATGACGCTAGCGGACAAATTGGTTGTTCTTAACAAGGGCAACGTAGAACAGGTGGGCACGCCACTCGAGATCTACGATAACCCGGCATCTTTGTTCGTTGCGACCTTCATTGGCTCGCCATCGATGAACATCCTTAACGCCCATGTTTCTATTGAAGGTATTGAACTTGACCACTCGCTACTTAAGCTCAACACATCTTCGTTGGGCCTTGGTGACATTAAACTGGGTCTAAGACCAGAGCATTTGAAGCTAACTGAAGATAACCCTTGGTTCCATGTTGAGGTCGAACTGATTGAAGCTCTAGGAGCAGACCTATTGCTTTACTGTAAAACCCTAGGCTCAGAAGACCAAAAGCTGGTTATTCGCGTCGAAGGGCATTCTAAGATTACCATCGGTGATCAGCTGGGTATTGATATTGACCTAGAACACCTCCATCTTTTTGATAGTAAAACATCAAAACGTATTCACTTTGACGCCAATGCAGAACAACAAGAGGTTATTAATGCCTAA